The following coding sequences lie in one Microbacterium sp. XT11 genomic window:
- a CDS encoding helix-turn-helix transcriptional regulator, translated as MPPYAASAPMVGRDADLAQVRALFERASGGIPTALLVDGEAGIGKSRLLREFTDEVARRADIHVGWCLDLGPARSPYGPLTGILRSLVQTLGVDGVREAVGPGVDALGMLVPELAPRETDRASTSPERLRDAIASLIEGASERAPQVLVVEDLHWADDSTLAILSFLLRALGRGRILLLLSCRSDDVRRGDAVSRFIGEATRARLLERLSLERLGIEAVREIAEQITGHPLSDGALERIHDRAEGVPFFVEEIAGCSKGPLPDGLRDLLLARFDRLSDDARHVVQVASGAERPVSHPLLARLAALPDDRLDEAVREATRSGILVVVDDEFRFRHALLREAVHDDLLPGERSRLHRAYAETLESERDDTDTADAAALAYHWQLAQDDRKALIAAVDAMRHAKARFAFASAARFGELALGLWSKVPDAAEAAAIERLDLLLVLGSILRNAGDAERALAVANLALSEVDPGAVDPRLHARLLRDKAYYTMNLGRPGAIPLLQEALSVLDGRVDDDRLRATILNNLASRHMIAGDLERGHALAVEAGKYAERAGSDDEASIAANVRAATSAHAGDVELGMREYEDARRLARGSTAELRYRVNYSDLLTLLGRYREAVELAEEGLARSRRFGVERTSGSVMTQNMAVPLLELGEIERVEEMLARELAQNTLRVFRMYTTMTRVRVLSWRGRHEEAADVLSESLPAFRETGTVERQIWYDIVVMTVAVAESRGDLDGALAAILRMLDDDGPRTLHQRRLLLQSGWIIASLRASGSDVSAAMQAVREAWEAQHPQLRRDNWEAVLFALLDPTPAGLDDALRVAQHDDVPVTFRGVLRLERARLHVRDGDRAAASRLLDEAGELADRIGHAQLRREVGEFAASAGLRGAEHPVDGDDPLTARERQVLDLIAEGLSNRQIGERLFISVKTVSVHVSAVLRKLGASTRTEAAVMARREAQPGLAGAAEGAVTASAPLSAAGELAVR; from the coding sequence ATGCCACCGTACGCCGCGAGCGCCCCGATGGTCGGCCGCGACGCCGACCTCGCGCAGGTGCGCGCCCTCTTCGAGCGCGCGAGCGGCGGCATCCCGACGGCCCTCCTCGTCGACGGCGAAGCGGGCATCGGCAAGTCGCGGCTGCTGCGCGAGTTCACCGACGAGGTGGCGCGTCGAGCTGACATCCACGTCGGGTGGTGCCTCGATCTCGGCCCTGCGCGGTCTCCGTACGGCCCGCTCACCGGCATCCTGCGTTCGCTCGTGCAGACGCTCGGGGTCGACGGCGTGCGCGAGGCGGTGGGTCCAGGAGTCGACGCCCTGGGGATGCTGGTGCCCGAGCTCGCGCCACGCGAGACGGACCGCGCGTCGACCAGCCCCGAGAGGCTGCGCGACGCCATCGCGAGCCTCATCGAAGGGGCGTCCGAGCGGGCGCCTCAGGTGCTCGTGGTCGAAGACCTGCACTGGGCCGACGACTCGACGCTCGCCATCCTCTCCTTCCTGCTCCGCGCCCTCGGCCGCGGGCGCATCCTGCTCCTGCTGTCGTGCCGTTCCGACGACGTGCGCCGAGGCGATGCCGTGAGCCGGTTCATCGGTGAGGCCACGCGTGCGCGGCTGCTCGAACGACTCTCGCTCGAGCGGCTCGGGATCGAGGCGGTGCGCGAGATCGCCGAGCAGATCACGGGGCACCCGTTGAGCGACGGAGCCCTCGAACGCATCCACGACAGGGCCGAGGGAGTGCCCTTCTTCGTCGAGGAGATCGCCGGATGCTCGAAGGGTCCGCTGCCCGATGGTCTCCGCGACCTGCTGCTCGCCCGGTTCGACCGGCTGTCCGACGACGCGCGACACGTCGTGCAGGTCGCATCCGGTGCGGAGCGGCCCGTGTCCCATCCTCTCCTCGCGCGGCTCGCCGCCCTCCCCGACGACCGGCTCGACGAGGCCGTGCGCGAGGCGACGCGCAGCGGCATCCTCGTGGTCGTCGACGACGAGTTCCGGTTCCGCCATGCGCTGTTGCGCGAAGCAGTGCACGACGACCTCCTCCCCGGAGAGCGCTCTCGCCTGCACCGCGCGTATGCCGAGACTCTGGAGTCCGAACGCGACGATACGGATACGGCCGACGCCGCGGCCCTGGCGTACCACTGGCAGCTCGCCCAAGACGACCGCAAGGCGCTGATCGCCGCCGTCGACGCCATGCGCCATGCCAAGGCGCGGTTCGCCTTCGCGAGCGCCGCGCGGTTCGGCGAGCTCGCGCTCGGGCTGTGGTCGAAGGTGCCCGACGCCGCCGAGGCGGCCGCGATCGAGCGGCTCGACCTGCTCCTCGTGCTCGGCTCCATCCTGCGCAACGCGGGCGATGCCGAGCGCGCGCTCGCGGTGGCCAACCTCGCGCTCAGCGAGGTCGACCCCGGCGCCGTCGACCCCCGTCTGCACGCGCGATTGCTGCGCGACAAGGCGTACTACACCATGAACCTCGGGCGGCCGGGCGCGATCCCCCTGCTGCAGGAGGCGCTGTCGGTGCTCGACGGTCGCGTCGACGACGATCGCCTGCGCGCCACGATCCTCAACAACCTCGCGAGCCGTCACATGATCGCCGGCGATCTCGAACGCGGACACGCACTGGCGGTCGAAGCGGGGAAGTACGCCGAGCGGGCCGGTTCCGACGACGAGGCGTCGATCGCCGCGAACGTGCGCGCCGCGACGAGTGCGCACGCGGGAGATGTCGAGCTCGGCATGCGCGAGTACGAGGACGCCCGGCGACTCGCCCGCGGCTCGACGGCAGAGCTGCGCTACCGGGTCAACTACTCCGACCTCCTCACTCTCCTCGGCCGCTACCGCGAGGCCGTCGAGCTGGCTGAAGAGGGGCTCGCCCGATCCCGTCGGTTCGGCGTGGAGCGCACCTCGGGTTCGGTCATGACGCAGAACATGGCGGTGCCGCTGCTCGAGCTGGGCGAGATCGAGAGGGTCGAAGAGATGCTCGCGCGCGAGCTCGCGCAGAACACCCTCCGCGTGTTCCGCATGTACACCACGATGACCCGCGTGCGTGTGCTCTCGTGGCGCGGACGCCACGAAGAAGCCGCCGACGTGCTCAGCGAGTCGCTGCCGGCATTCCGTGAGACAGGAACCGTCGAACGTCAGATCTGGTACGACATCGTGGTGATGACCGTCGCGGTCGCCGAGAGCAGGGGAGACCTCGACGGCGCGCTCGCCGCGATCCTGCGGATGCTCGACGACGACGGCCCGCGCACGCTGCATCAGCGCCGACTGCTGCTGCAGTCCGGGTGGATCATCGCGTCGTTGCGCGCGAGCGGGTCCGATGTCTCCGCCGCGATGCAGGCCGTTCGCGAGGCGTGGGAGGCGCAGCATCCGCAGCTGCGCCGAGACAACTGGGAGGCGGTGCTCTTCGCGCTCCTCGACCCGACGCCGGCCGGTCTCGATGACGCGCTGAGAGTCGCTCAGCACGACGACGTGCCCGTGACGTTCCGGGGTGTGCTGCGGCTCGAACGCGCTCGCCTGCACGTGCGCGACGGCGACAGGGCCGCGGCCTCGCGGCTGCTCGACGAGGCCGGCGAGCTGGCAGACCGCATCGGGCACGCGCAGCTGAGGCGCGAGGTCGGCGAGTTCGCCGCATCGGCGGGACTCCGCGGCGCGGAGCATCCGGTCGACGGCGACGATCCCCTCACGGCTCGAGAGCGTCAGGTGCTCGACCTCATCGCCGAGGGGCTCAGCAACCGGCAGATCGGGGAGAGGCTGTTCATCAGCGTCAAGACGGTCAGCGTGCATGTCTCGGCGGTGTTGCGCAAGCTGGGTGCGAGCACGCGCACCGAGGCGGCGGTGATGGCCCGACGTGAGGCCCAGCCCGGGCTGGCCGGCGCCGCCGAGGGAGCGGTCACGGCATCCGCCCCTCTGTCTGCTGCTGGCGAACTCGCTGTCCGTTGA
- a CDS encoding EAL domain-containing protein, producing the protein MTTRGTAAAVEPLDGFPHARIVFQPIVDLRSWAVVGFEALARFDDGGSPPSYLAHAEELGVREELELLLIAQAVAITPELPEGMSVTVNASGATVLREELAAVVAPVTRRWGVEITEGETEADLAAVRERVTALGGGLLVDDAGAVCADETRIARLRPDVVKIDRGLFWQPAGDRDARARLDSLLAAAREAGAGVLVEGVADAEHVERAIALGFDYGQGYHLGMPTPVDQIGELLSDLHRSIGVDAPGL; encoded by the coding sequence GTGACCACTCGCGGGACCGCAGCTGCTGTCGAACCCCTCGACGGATTCCCGCACGCCCGCATCGTCTTTCAGCCGATCGTCGACCTGCGATCCTGGGCGGTCGTCGGCTTCGAGGCGCTCGCGCGATTCGACGACGGGGGCTCGCCGCCGTCGTACCTCGCGCACGCCGAGGAGCTGGGCGTGAGAGAAGAGCTGGAGCTCTTGCTCATCGCTCAGGCCGTCGCGATCACGCCGGAGCTCCCGGAGGGCATGTCGGTCACGGTCAACGCGTCGGGTGCGACCGTGCTCCGCGAAGAGCTCGCGGCGGTCGTCGCTCCCGTCACGCGGCGTTGGGGCGTGGAGATCACCGAGGGCGAGACGGAGGCCGATCTCGCGGCCGTGCGTGAGCGGGTCACTGCGCTCGGCGGCGGCTTGCTCGTCGACGACGCGGGTGCCGTCTGCGCCGACGAGACGCGCATCGCCAGGCTGCGGCCCGACGTGGTGAAGATCGACAGGGGGCTGTTCTGGCAACCGGCCGGAGACCGCGACGCACGCGCCCGGCTCGACAGCCTGCTGGCGGCGGCGCGAGAGGCCGGTGCCGGCGTGCTCGTCGAGGGCGTGGCGGATGCCGAGCATGTCGAGCGCGCCATCGCGCTCGGCTTCGATTACGGCCAGGGCTATCATCTCGGCATGCCGACGCCTGTCGATCAGATCGGTGAGCTGCTCTCAGACCTACACCGGAGCATCGGGGTGGATGCTCCTGGTCTCTGA
- a CDS encoding cold-shock protein has product MATGTVKWFNSEKGFGFIAPDDGSEDLFAHYSAIAGSGFKELRENQKVEFDAERGPKGMQAANIRGL; this is encoded by the coding sequence ATGGCCACCGGCACTGTGAAATGGTTCAACTCGGAGAAGGGCTTCGGCTTCATCGCACCCGATGACGGCTCGGAAGACCTCTTCGCTCACTACTCGGCGATCGCCGGCTCCGGTTTCAAGGAGCTCCGCGAGAACCAGAAGGTCGAATTCGACGCTGAGCGTGGCCCCAAGGGCATGCAGGCGGCGAACATCCGCGGTCTCTGA
- a CDS encoding CobW-like GTP-binding protein, whose amino-acid sequence MIHTGILLPQEWLQTEWFSVLATFVAINTLIYVVLGIVKIVPKVRVRRAYRGASRRSETRSIHPDAPV is encoded by the coding sequence ATGATCCACACCGGCATCCTTCTTCCGCAGGAGTGGCTGCAGACCGAGTGGTTCAGCGTGCTGGCGACCTTCGTCGCGATCAACACCCTGATCTACGTCGTCCTCGGCATCGTCAAGATCGTGCCGAAAGTGCGCGTGCGGCGCGCATACCGCGGGGCGAGCAGGCGGTCAGAGACCAGGAGCATCCACCCCGATGCTCCGGTGTAG
- a CDS encoding FUSC family protein, whose amino-acid sequence MRIPVAIRAARRSPLLQVVKSAAATIAAWLIAGWVFPAQLPVFAAIAALLVVQPSVNQSLSKALERSIGVIAGVVIALGLGWLLGSPGWIVLLAVVVAMLAAWAFRASPGTGNQVAISAMLVLALGSSTPEYAVARIVETLIGVAIGIVVNALIVPPVLTAPARRDLGLLGSELAASLDRLAAALPHPQTPEKLQELMVEVRLLRPMKDAAAASIAAGEESLTLNPRSAAHRAQLREMRALLDRLSPIVTQTIGMTRAYFDHYDDTIGQEPAVHAIADQLRRAGHDVRLAVQIADVAPEPDALTSAIPALTSPLVITPPASGHWILIGSLMEDLRRIRGELVGDT is encoded by the coding sequence ATGCGCATCCCCGTCGCGATCCGGGCCGCCCGGCGCTCACCCCTGCTGCAGGTGGTGAAGTCGGCCGCCGCCACGATCGCGGCATGGCTCATCGCGGGATGGGTGTTCCCCGCGCAGCTTCCGGTGTTCGCCGCGATCGCCGCCCTGCTCGTGGTGCAGCCGAGCGTCAACCAGTCGCTCTCTAAGGCCCTCGAGCGCAGCATCGGCGTGATCGCCGGCGTGGTCATCGCGCTCGGACTCGGCTGGCTGCTCGGCTCACCGGGCTGGATCGTGCTGCTCGCGGTCGTCGTCGCGATGCTCGCCGCGTGGGCGTTCCGCGCGTCGCCCGGAACGGGCAACCAGGTCGCGATCTCGGCGATGCTCGTGCTCGCCCTGGGGTCGTCGACGCCCGAGTACGCCGTCGCCCGCATCGTCGAGACGCTGATCGGCGTCGCGATCGGCATCGTCGTGAACGCCCTCATCGTGCCGCCGGTGCTGACCGCTCCCGCTCGCCGCGACCTGGGGCTGCTCGGCAGCGAGCTGGCCGCGAGCCTCGACCGGCTGGCGGCGGCGCTCCCCCACCCGCAGACTCCCGAGAAGCTGCAGGAGCTCATGGTCGAAGTGCGGCTGCTGCGGCCCATGAAGGATGCCGCAGCCGCGTCGATCGCGGCGGGAGAGGAGTCACTCACGCTGAACCCGCGCAGCGCCGCGCACCGTGCGCAGCTGCGCGAGATGCGGGCGCTCCTCGATCGGCTGTCGCCCATCGTCACGCAGACCATCGGCATGACCCGCGCCTACTTCGATCACTACGACGACACCATCGGCCAGGAGCCCGCGGTGCATGCCATCGCCGACCAGCTGCGCCGCGCAGGCCACGACGTGCGCCTCGCCGTGCAGATCGCCGACGTGGCTCCGGAGCCCGACGCCCTGACCTCGGCGATCCCTGCCCTCACCTCGCCGCTCGTGATCACCCCGCCGGCATCCGGCCACTGGATCCTGATCGGCTCGCTCATGGAAGACCTGCGTCGCATCCGCGGCGAACTGGTCGGCGACACGTGA
- a CDS encoding glycosyltransferase family 2 protein translates to MNRFFQRSVGLAVILVVLLAAALLTWGIVVTDPPSFWHPVHLTLAGVWQVMYSAELPNVGIMAAAVGIALLMVLFVVVGERVVASRYRRAGSEVTKLTLAPRAVMERTRGVFGGPVTVTVLIPAHNEERSLPATLVSLTKQTTPPDRIIVVADNCTDRTVEVAKAHGVDVFETVGNTHKKGGALNQVLRDLLPRLGDNDTVMVMDADSQIGDDFLTAAVRRFTDDRALMAVGGLFEGEEGHGLLGQFQRNEYIRYRREIQRRRGRVFVLTGTASVFRASGLRAVADARGSELPGIKGDVYDTFALTEDNELTIALKSLGALMISPMECTVVTELMPTWRMLWAQRLRWQRGALENLGAYGLTPQTLRYWAQQVGIGYGVLALFSYFALLVLMLLAMDTWVWFPFWLGIGVLFAIERVVTAWRGGWRARFVAVLVFPELVYDCFLDLAFLKGVFEIAFARSATWKHVDHGAAASVVSADSAPASSAASASNAPSASSAPSASMGDAS, encoded by the coding sequence GTGAACAGGTTCTTTCAGCGATCCGTCGGGCTCGCCGTCATTCTGGTGGTGCTGCTCGCGGCCGCGCTGTTGACCTGGGGCATCGTCGTGACCGACCCTCCCTCGTTCTGGCACCCGGTGCACCTGACGCTCGCGGGAGTCTGGCAGGTGATGTACAGCGCGGAGCTCCCGAACGTCGGCATCATGGCCGCCGCCGTCGGCATCGCGCTGCTCATGGTGCTGTTCGTGGTGGTGGGCGAACGCGTCGTCGCGAGCCGATACCGTCGCGCCGGCAGCGAGGTGACGAAGCTCACCCTCGCGCCCCGCGCCGTCATGGAGCGCACGCGCGGTGTGTTCGGCGGACCCGTCACCGTGACGGTCCTCATCCCCGCGCACAACGAGGAGCGATCCCTCCCCGCCACCCTCGTCTCGCTCACGAAGCAGACGACCCCGCCCGACCGCATCATCGTCGTGGCCGACAACTGCACCGATCGCACGGTCGAGGTCGCGAAAGCACACGGCGTCGACGTCTTCGAGACGGTCGGCAACACGCACAAGAAGGGCGGTGCGCTGAACCAGGTCCTGCGCGACCTGCTGCCCCGGCTCGGAGACAACGACACCGTCATGGTGATGGACGCCGACAGCCAGATCGGTGACGACTTCCTCACGGCGGCCGTGCGACGCTTCACCGACGACCGCGCGCTCATGGCGGTCGGCGGTCTCTTCGAGGGGGAGGAAGGGCACGGGCTGCTCGGGCAGTTCCAGCGCAACGAGTACATCCGCTACCGGCGCGAGATCCAGCGTCGCCGCGGCCGGGTCTTCGTGCTCACCGGCACCGCGTCGGTGTTCCGCGCCTCGGGGTTGCGGGCCGTGGCGGATGCTCGAGGCAGTGAGCTGCCGGGGATCAAGGGCGACGTCTACGACACCTTCGCCCTCACCGAGGACAACGAGCTCACCATCGCGCTGAAGTCGCTCGGCGCGCTGATGATCTCGCCCATGGAGTGCACGGTCGTCACCGAGCTCATGCCGACCTGGCGGATGCTGTGGGCGCAGCGCCTGCGCTGGCAGCGCGGAGCGCTCGAGAACCTCGGTGCGTACGGCCTGACGCCGCAGACCCTGCGGTACTGGGCGCAGCAGGTCGGCATCGGCTACGGCGTGCTGGCACTGTTCTCGTACTTCGCGCTCCTCGTGCTCATGCTGCTCGCGATGGACACCTGGGTGTGGTTCCCGTTCTGGCTCGGCATCGGCGTGCTCTTCGCGATCGAGCGGGTCGTCACGGCCTGGCGGGGCGGGTGGCGTGCGAGGTTCGTGGCCGTGCTCGTGTTCCCTGAGCTCGTGTACGACTGCTTCCTCGACCTGGCGTTCCTCAAGGGCGTGTTCGAGATCGCCTTCGCCCGCAGCGCGACCTGGAAGCATGTCGACCACGGCGCGGCGGCATCGGTCGTCTCCGCGGACTCCGCCCCGGCCTCCAGCGCCGCGAGCGCCTCCAACGCCCCGAGCGCCTCCAGCGCCCCGAGCGCCTCGATGGGTGACGCGTCATGA
- a CDS encoding DUF998 domain-containing protein — MRDETRRTRDETQRLRGETEAVWATAASFVVGAVGGAAVLGGEPRPLTGEHGLAVPIAAMAAAVTASAFIVSTLRHRRGETAPMPRWQATVSVVSSIALTLAFAAVAAMGVLLAAEVLSGGLQGLRLATVGGGMLAGVASAVGGRFAYGAGIGLRTSDIAGILFGYLVIGTLFAMATAADPRWWQHNFSTLGGGGGWAFNGTLVVAGLLVATVGSYIGRDLHRMLGDEALTRISRVVALWAVTGVALAAVGLLPLDRLPVPHDIAAVATLALFTVAAVVTALAFPQRPRALTITTIGVVALVIMAVVLCVGPRLYGVTALEAMVVGLGLLWMTTLVRVLAILAPEASRPSARATLRLR; from the coding sequence ATGCGTGACGAGACGCGGCGCACGCGCGACGAGACGCAGCGCCTGCGAGGCGAGACCGAGGCCGTCTGGGCGACGGCCGCGTCGTTCGTCGTGGGCGCCGTCGGCGGCGCGGCCGTGCTCGGCGGCGAACCGCGTCCGCTCACGGGCGAGCACGGACTGGCCGTCCCCATCGCCGCCATGGCGGCTGCGGTCACGGCATCCGCCTTCATCGTCAGCACGCTGCGCCATCGCCGCGGTGAGACGGCGCCGATGCCGCGGTGGCAGGCGACCGTATCGGTGGTGTCGTCGATCGCGCTCACGCTAGCGTTCGCAGCCGTGGCCGCGATGGGAGTGCTGCTCGCCGCCGAAGTGCTGTCCGGCGGGCTGCAAGGACTCCGGCTCGCGACGGTCGGCGGCGGCATGCTGGCCGGCGTGGCGTCGGCCGTCGGCGGACGCTTCGCCTACGGCGCCGGCATCGGCCTGCGCACGTCCGACATCGCCGGCATCCTGTTCGGGTATCTCGTCATCGGCACGCTCTTCGCGATGGCGACGGCGGCCGATCCCCGCTGGTGGCAGCACAACTTCTCCACGCTCGGAGGCGGTGGCGGCTGGGCGTTCAACGGAACCCTCGTGGTCGCAGGACTGCTCGTCGCGACCGTCGGCTCGTACATCGGACGCGACCTGCATCGGATGCTCGGCGACGAGGCCCTCACGCGGATCTCCCGCGTCGTGGCACTGTGGGCGGTCACCGGCGTCGCGCTCGCCGCGGTCGGACTGCTCCCGCTCGACCGGCTCCCGGTTCCGCACGACATCGCGGCGGTGGCGACCCTCGCGCTGTTCACCGTGGCGGCGGTCGTGACCGCGCTGGCGTTCCCGCAGCGGCCGCGCGCGCTCACCATCACGACGATCGGCGTCGTGGCACTGGTGATCATGGCGGTCGTGCTGTGCGTCGGGCCGCGGCTCTACGGCGTCACGGCCCTGGAGGCGATGGTGGTCGGCCTCGGGCTGCTCTGGATGACGACGCTCGTGCGGGTCCTCGCGATCCTCGCGCCCGAGGCGTCCCGTCCGTCCGCGCGCGCGACGCTGCGGCTCCGCTGA
- a CDS encoding iron-siderophore ABC transporter substrate-binding protein — protein sequence MRTSRLLALGAAAALALSLTACATSTPESSDSAGAQNPASDDAFPVTIEHAYGETTITEKPERVATVSWANHEVPLALGIVPVGMSKATWGDDDGDGVLPWVEDKLEELGADTPVLFDETDGIDYEAVADTKPDVILAAYSGLTQEDYDTLSKIAPVVAYPDIAWGTSVDDMIRMDSTALGLEKEGEALIDDLHAQADAALEAHSELKDKKLLFAYIDPSDLSQIGYYTAIDTRPGYLHDIGLPFPSIVEENADTSEFYLTVSSEEADAFSDVDVFVTYGDDSIIPLLQADPLLSKIPAVAAGRIAVLGDATPLAASANPSPLSIPWGLDDYFAVLAKPLAAS from the coding sequence GTGCGCACCTCCCGACTCCTCGCCCTCGGCGCCGCCGCCGCGCTCGCCCTGAGCCTCACGGCCTGCGCCACCTCCACGCCCGAGAGCAGCGACTCCGCCGGTGCCCAGAACCCGGCATCCGACGACGCCTTCCCCGTCACCATCGAGCACGCGTACGGCGAGACCACCATCACCGAGAAGCCGGAGCGCGTCGCGACGGTGTCGTGGGCCAACCACGAAGTCCCCCTCGCCCTCGGCATCGTGCCGGTCGGCATGAGCAAGGCGACCTGGGGCGACGACGACGGCGACGGCGTGCTGCCGTGGGTCGAAGACAAGCTCGAGGAGCTCGGAGCCGACACCCCCGTGCTCTTCGACGAGACCGACGGCATCGACTACGAGGCCGTCGCCGACACCAAGCCCGACGTGATCCTCGCGGCATACTCCGGACTCACGCAGGAGGACTACGACACCCTGTCCAAGATCGCACCGGTCGTCGCCTACCCCGACATCGCGTGGGGCACGTCGGTCGACGACATGATCCGGATGGACTCCACGGCCCTCGGTCTCGAGAAGGAGGGCGAGGCGCTCATCGATGATCTGCATGCACAGGCGGATGCCGCGCTCGAGGCGCACAGCGAGCTCAAGGACAAGAAGCTGCTGTTCGCGTACATCGATCCGAGCGACCTCAGCCAGATCGGGTACTACACCGCGATCGACACGCGTCCCGGATATCTGCACGACATCGGGCTGCCGTTCCCGTCGATCGTCGAGGAGAACGCCGACACCTCGGAGTTCTACCTCACGGTGAGTTCCGAGGAGGCCGACGCCTTCAGCGACGTCGACGTGTTCGTGACGTACGGCGACGACTCGATCATCCCGCTGCTCCAGGCCGATCCGCTGCTGTCGAAGATCCCCGCCGTCGCGGCAGGCCGCATCGCAGTGCTCGGCGACGCCACGCCCCTGGCAGCCTCGGCGAACCCGTCGCCGCTGTCGATCCCGTGGGGGCTCGACGACTACTTCGCCGTGCTCGCGAAGCCTCTCGCCGCCTCCTGA
- a CDS encoding GGDEF domain-containing protein has protein sequence MVVQGIQASDAEDLRWLRFGWLKAVRERTSTFSVVTATLLLYFGVLGVFELFEADLTVFERLLSWGILAVCLGLFATVALFAVELPAWSGIALVGAHALVSVYYLGFSDERQNAIAAFQELPIMAMYFSWFYAAKLARIGMLVIIVAVGAATAVGDFTGPGGLLGPVNMVGAALFTWMCLEAGIFMRHRVRLESHSDELTGTLNRRGFEAKAAAEIRRALRHDRPLSIALLDLDKFKDVNDGAGHAAGDYVLRAVSAQWMSMSRSTDIVGRLGGDEFAMLLPETDADDAAALMLRLRRFASHPWSWGVAQFQPGDTVESLLHRADQAMYDDKRA, from the coding sequence ATGGTCGTTCAGGGGATTCAGGCATCGGATGCCGAAGATCTGCGCTGGCTGCGATTCGGCTGGCTGAAAGCGGTACGGGAGCGGACGTCGACCTTCTCGGTTGTGACGGCGACACTGCTGCTGTACTTCGGCGTGCTCGGCGTCTTCGAGCTCTTCGAAGCCGACCTCACCGTGTTCGAGCGGCTTCTGTCGTGGGGCATCCTCGCGGTGTGCCTCGGGCTGTTCGCGACTGTCGCGCTGTTCGCGGTCGAGCTTCCCGCATGGTCGGGGATCGCGCTCGTCGGCGCTCACGCGCTCGTGTCGGTGTACTACCTCGGGTTCTCGGACGAGCGCCAGAACGCGATCGCCGCCTTCCAGGAACTGCCCATCATGGCGATGTACTTCTCGTGGTTCTATGCCGCGAAGCTGGCGCGCATCGGCATGCTCGTCATCATCGTCGCGGTGGGCGCCGCCACTGCGGTCGGGGATTTCACAGGACCCGGCGGCCTGCTCGGCCCGGTGAACATGGTCGGCGCCGCGCTGTTCACCTGGATGTGTCTCGAGGCCGGCATCTTCATGCGCCACCGCGTGCGGCTCGAGTCGCACTCCGACGAGCTGACCGGCACGCTGAACCGCCGCGGCTTCGAGGCAAAGGCCGCAGCCGAGATCCGGCGCGCGCTCCGCCACGACCGTCCGCTCAGCATCGCGCTGCTCGACCTCGACAAGTTCAAAGACGTCAACGACGGAGCCGGGCATGCTGCGGGCGACTATGTGCTGCGAGCAGTATCGGCGCAGTGGATGTCGATGTCGCGCTCGACCGACATCGTGGGCAGGCTCGGCGGCGACGAATTCGCCATGCTGCTTCCCGAGACGGATGCCGACGATGCTGCTGCCCTCATGCTGAGGCTGCGCCGGTTCGCGAGCCATCCGTGGTCGTGGGGCGTCGCGCAGTTCCAGCCCGGCGATACGGTCGAGTCGCTGCTGCACCGCGCCGACCAGGCCATGTACGACGACAAGAGAGCGTGA